A genome region from Manihot esculenta cultivar AM560-2 chromosome 5, M.esculenta_v8, whole genome shotgun sequence includes the following:
- the LOC110615399 gene encoding uncharacterized protein LOC110615399 yields MGNRYPGTFSQDHGIEKVCSSSGGIFFEMARSRSNPHYHSKENDRLRLGQHHLPIWDTEEELSSILWAFRTTPRTPTKETPFALAFGTEAVVPIELQVPTHRVQFNNEDTNSDKLRSNLDALEEIRDEAQIRTAAYQQKAVRYYNQKVRERSLKVGDLALRKLKATGKRAVVGKLAPTWEGPFRIIKVVKAGVY; encoded by the exons atggggaatagataTCCTGGGACCTTTTCCCAAGACCACGGGATAGAAAAAGTTTGTAGTAGTAGCGGTggaatattttttgaaatggcCAGAAGCCGAAGCAATCCCCACTATCACAGCAAGGAAAATGATAGACTTCGTCTGGGGCAACATCATCTGCCGATTTGGGATACTGAAG aagagctcagcAGCATTCTATGGGCATTTCGAACCACCCCTCGAACTCCAACGAAAGAAACACCTTTTGCACTGGCATTTGGGACTGAAGCTGTGGTTCCCATTGAGTTGCAAGTCCCCACTCACCGGGTTCAGTTCAACAATGAAGACACTAACAGTGACAAGTTGAGAAGCAATCTGGACGCCCTGGAAGAGATTAGAGATGAAGCGCAAATAAGAACCGCGGCATACCAACAGAAAGCAGTTCGTTACTATAATCAAAAGGTCAGGGAAAGGAGCCTGAAGGTAGGAGATCTGGCACTGAGAAAGCTGAAGGCCACAGGAAAGCGAGCTGTAGTAggaaagctagcaccgacctgggaaggcccTTTCAGAATAATCAAAGTGGTCAAGGCAGGCGTATAttga